The genome window AGGGCGATCAGACGGATGGCCTTCTTTTCGATATCCCGGTGCATGGCGTCCAGCTTGACGTCGCGGTCCACGACGGCGCGCGCCAGGGCGATATCGCGGCGGGCCACGGACTCGACGGCATCCGCCACCTGGGCCTCCGCAAGACCGCCCATGCGTGCGACCTCTGCCGTCAGCTGGTTCAGTTCGTCGCCGTAGGCCTTGACCGTATGCTGGTTCAACCGAAGCGTCCCGTAATGTAGTCCAGCGTGCGCCGTTCGCGGGGATTCGTGAAGATTTCCTCGGTATTGCCGTGCTCGACCAGCCGTCCGAGGTGGAAGAAGGCGGTGCGCTGCGACACCCGCGCGGCCTGGGCCATCGAATGGGTGACGATGACGATACAGTACTGCTCGCGCAGTTCGTCGATCAGTTCCTCGATCTTGGCCGTCGCGATCGGATCCAGGGCCGAGCAGGGTTCGTCCATCAGAATCACTTCGGGCCGCACGGCGATGGCGCGGGCAATGACCAGCCGCTGCTGCTGGCCACCGGACAGCCCCGTGCCCGCCGAGTGCAGGCGGTCGGCAACCTCGTCCCACAGACCGGCCTTCCTGAGCGCGCTCTCGACGATGGCATCCATCTCGGCCTTCGACGAGGTCAGGCCGTGAATGCGCGGACCATAGGCGACGTTTTCATAGATCGTCTTGGGGAAGGGATTGGGCTTCTGGAACACCATGCCGACCTGGGCCCGCAGCAGGACCGGATCGACCGATCTGGCGTTGATGTCCTGCGCGTCCATCAGAATCCTGCCGGTGACCCTGGCGCCCTGGATCGTGTCGTTCATCCGGTTGATGCAGCGCAGGAACGTCGACTTGCCACAGCCGGATGGGCCGATGAAGGCGGTCACGGTCTTGTCGGGGATGTCGAGGCTGACATCGAACAGGGCCTGTTTCTCGCCGTAGAAGACAGACACATCGCGCGCGGCGATCTTGGTCGGCCCGGCAGGCGTCGCCGGCGACTTCACCGACGGCACCCGTCCGGCCGCGGCACCCGCCGTGTCCGCCTCCGCCGTCAGGACGGATTCGTCGTGGTCGCTGTTCGCCGGAGCCTCTGCCGCGGGCAGGGTCTGACCCTCCGTCATCGTCACGTCGGCCGGATCGGCGGGACCGCCCTCGCGGCCATCAGGCGCACGGAAGAAAGGGAATTTCATTGACTTACCACCGGCGTTCAAAGCGCCGACGCAGAAGGATCGCGGCGGCGTTCATGACGATCATGAAGGCGAGGAGGACCAGGATGGCCGCAGCCGTCCGTTCGTGGAAGGCGCGCTCGGACGCATTTTCCCAGATGTAGACCAGCGACGGCAACGCCCCGGTCGGCGCCGTCACCGAATGGGGAATGCCCGGCACGAAGCTGACCATGCCGATCAGCAGCAGCGGCGCGGTCTCGCCGAGCGCATGGGCCATGGAGATGATGGTGCCGGTCAGGACGCCGGGCATGGCGAGCGGCAGGACGTGGTGGAACACGGTCTGGGTCCGACTGGCGCCCATGGCCAGCGCCGCCTCGCGGATCGAGGGCGGCACCGCCTTCAGGGCCGATCGGGTGGCGATGATGATGGTCGGCAGGGCCATCAGGGCCAGCACCAGGCCGCCGACCAGCGGTGAGGATCTCGGCAGATGCGCCCAGTTGATGAACAGCGCCACCCCCAGCAGGCCGTAGACGATCGACGGCACCGCCGCGAGATTGTTGATGTTGACCTCGATCAGGTCGGTGATCCGGCCCTTCCCGGAAAACTCCTCCAGATAGACCGCCGCTCCGACGCCCAGCGGGATGGCCAGAGCGGCGGTGACCATCAGCATCAGTGCCGACCCCACGACGGCGCCCAGAACCCCGGCCAGCTCCGGCTCGGTCGAGTCGCCGTTCGTGAACAGCAGGGTGTTGAAGGTCGTCGAGACCGCGCCGTCGCGTTTCAGCCCGTCCAGCCAGGCCATCTGTTCGTTGGAGACCTTGCGCTGGTCGGCCGGCGTCTCGCGGGTGACCTCGCCCTTGTAATACAGGTCCGCCTCGTCCGAGACGGGCGCGGTGACGGTCACCGTCTGGCCGATCAGGGCCGGGTTCTCGCGGATCATGGCGGCGGCGCGGAACTTCAGTTCCGAAGACAGCAGGGCACGGTAAGCCGTTGCCTTGGAGCCGCGCTCGTCGTCGGTGATGCCCAGCTTCGCCAGCGACTGCTGGGCGACCATCTGCTGGAAGTTGGTGCCCTGCGGATAGGCGCGGTCGATCCGGGCGGGGTCCATATAGACCGGCACGGTGATCTGGTTGGCATAGAAGGGCCGTGTGGCCCTGCTCGACGATGCGGCCGAGCAACAGCAGCAGGAAGCCGATCGCCACGCCGATGGCCAGCAGGCCATAAAGCTTGAACCGGCGCTCGCGGGCATAGCGCGCCTTCAGGCCCCGCTTCAGCAGGCTGTCGCGGGCGTCTCCGGCCAGAACATCTGATGTGACCTCAGTCATACTGTTCCCGATAGGTCTGGACGATGCGCTGGGCGACGATGTTGAGGACCAGGGTGACCAGGAACAGGGTCAGACCCAGGCCGAAGGCGGCGAGCGTCTTGGGACTGTCGAACTCCTGGTCGCCGGTCAGAAGGGTGACGATCTGGACGGTCACGGTGGTCACCGTGTCCAGCGGGTTCAGCGTCAGGTTGGCCGCCAGGCCCGCCGCCATGGTCACGATCATGGTCTCGCCGATCGCCCGCGACATGGCCAGCAGCAGCGCCCCCGCGATGCCCGGCAGGGCGGCGGGCAGCAGCACGCGCTTGACCGTCTCGGATTTGGTCGCGCCCATCGCATAGGAACCGTCGCGCAGGGACTGGGGCACGGCGTTGATGATGTCGTCGGACAGGGAAGACACGAACGGGATCAGCATGATGCCCATGACGGCCCCGGCCACCAGCGCCATCTGGTTCTGGACCAGCAGCAGATACTGACCGATCCCGTCCAGCGGGCCACCGACCAGCAGGGCCCCGATGCCGTTGAAGAACTCACGGAAGGCCGGGCCGACCGTCAGGGCCGCGAAGAAGCCGTAGACCACGGTCGGCACGCCGGCGAGGATTTCGAGCAGCGGCTTGACGATCCCGCGCGACAGGCTGCTGGCGTATTCCGACAGATAGATGGCCGAGAACAGGCCGACGGGTGCGGCCACGACCATGGCGATCAGCATGATCAGGAAGGTGCCCGCGAACAGGGGAACGGCTCCGAAGGCACCGGACGATCCCACCTGATCGGCGCGGATCGCGATCTGCGGGCTCCACTGGGTGCCGAACAGGAAGTCGACGACCGGCACGGCCTGGAAGAACCGAAGGCTGTCCCACAGCAGGGAGAAGACGATGCCGACGGTCGTCAGGATCGCCACGGCCGAACAGGCGAACAGCGCGCCGCCAATCCAGCCTTCGACCCGGTTTCGAGCACGCAACCCCGGCTTGATCTGGCTGTAGGCGAACAGGCCGCCCATGATCGCGGCCACGATCGCGGCGGCCACGGCACCCCAGACCAGCGTATCGTGGATGCGGCCGGCCCGGGCGCCTTCGGTCACCAGCGCCTGACCCAGGTCGCCGGGCCAGGCCTGCAGCGCGCGCCCGCCCTCGCCCACGATGCGGGCGTCGTTCATGAAGGCCTCGCGGCGGAACGGCTCGAGCGCGTTCACCGCTTCGGGCGATCCGGCCGCGACCAGACTGTGTTCGATGGCCCCCGAGAAGATGCCGGCCGCGATCACCACGACCAGCGCCGGCACCGCGACCCAGATCAGGGCGTAATAGCCGTGCTGCTGAGGCCGCGAGTGGGGGCTCTGCCCCTTCGGCACATCACGGGCGAGGCGCTGGGCACGACGGTGCCCGAGGCCATAGGCCAGCGCCGCCATCACAGCCAGCACGGGAAGCAAGAACCAGATCATCACGCCCCAGAGCACCGCATTCTGGACCCGTACGTGCCAGAATCAGACCCCGCCGGGGATCGGCGGGCGTCGGCGCGGAACCTGCCCGCGGATGGTCAGCGGATTACGACGACTGAATGACAGTTCTGCAACGGCGTCGGTCTATCGGCTTCAGGTCGTGCGCTTTTCGACCAGCAACGGGAAATAGGCGGTGAACAGCGCGCCCTCGCCCGGCGCGCTTTCGACGATCAAGCCGCCGCGGTGGCGATTGACGATGTGTTTGACGATGGCGAGGCCCAGACCCGTCCCCGCCCGCTCACCGCTCTTCTGACCCTCGACGCGATAGAACCGCTCCGTCAGACGGGGCAGATGCTCGCGTGCCATGCCGGGCCCGTGGTCCCGCACGGTGATGGCCGCATAGCGGACGCCGACCTCGCGATCCGGTGTCAGCAACGACAGCCGGGTGGCCCCGGGCATCCGCGAGGCCGTGGCGCGTTCCGCGTCCAGATCGGGCTCCAGGCCAATCTCGACGATAGACCCGGTCGTGGAATACTTGATCGCGTTGTCGGTCAGATTCTGGATCACCTGAAGGATTTCGTCCCGATCGCCGGTGATACGGGCACTGTCGGCGGCGGCCAGATGGATGGCGACGCCCTTGTCCTGCGACAGGACGCTCAAGGCGTCGACCACATCGGCGGCGGCCCCGCCCAGATCGACCCGGCCTGAGGGCGGGATGTGTTCATTCAGCTCGATCCGGCTGAGCGACAGAAGGTCGGCGACGAGGCGGCTCATGCGCTCGGCCTGGGCCGCCATGATGTCGAGGAACCGGTCCCGCGCGGCGGGATCCTCGCGGGCATGGCCCTTGAGGGTTTCGATGAAGCCGCTGAGCGAGGCCAGTGGCGTGCGCAGCTCGTGGCTGGCGTTGGCCAGGAAATCGACCCGCATCAGCTCCATGCGACGCACATCGGTCTCGTCGCGCAGCCCCAGCAGGGCCAGCGGTGAACCGCCAGGCGACGGCAGCGGTCGCACCCAGGCCTTCCAGTGGCGCGCACGCGACCCCCCGGCCGCATAGTCGATGGTCCGGCTGATGCCTCCGAACAGAGCCTCGTCGATGGCTTCCAGCACATTGGGATCCCGCATTGCCGAGACCAGCAGCATCCCCTCGCGTGGCACCCGGAGCAGGTCGCGGGCCGCGCGGTTGGCCAGCACGATGCGACGCCCCGCGATGTCGTCGGCCTCACCCCCGCTGATGATCAGAACAGGATCGTCCAGGGCCTCGAACACGGCATCCAGAAGCCGCCCATCCTCGATACTGTCGGCCGAGGTCGGCGAGTCAGCGACGGAGGTTTGCCGTTCCGTCTGTGGATTCCGGCTGCCGAGCCAGGTCACAAGGGCGACGATGGACGCGCCGCCCACCAGCCAGAGCGCGATATCCGGGCGGGCTGCGGCGATCACCAGCATCACAACCACCGCGACCCCACCCGTCGTTCCCGACGTCCACAGGCGCGAAGACGCCAGGGGCGCGACCGGGGATGGGGTGTCATCGAACGGCATGAACGGCAAAACGCTCCGAAAGTCGTCGGCGTTACGGCCCGACGGGTCTGCCTAGCATCATCCGGATACGGCGCGATGACGAACCTCCATTATCGAAACAGGGATTCGCGGCAAACCGACCCGCTTTTTTTACCTATTGCGGTCAGGCTGGTCCTTCGTGTGGGGAAGACTCGCCTTTGCCCTGGCTCCTGAACTGCTTGACGGTGACGCATGACTGGCGGCTGACGCTGCTGGCGGCGGCCGTTTGCATCACTGGACTGGCAACCTGCATCACCCTGATCGGTATGGCCCGCCGCTCGTCGCAGCGGGATCGTGCCGCCTGCGGCTCGCTGGCGGGCGTGGTCGGAGGGCTGACGGTCTGGGCGACCCATTTCCTGGCCATGCTCGGCTATCGTTCGGCCGAGACCCTGCATTACGGCGCAGGCGAGATGCTGCTTTCACTGGCGATCGTCATCGTGGGCATGGCCCTGGGCATCGCACTCACCCTGAGCAACGATTCACGGCTGACCCGCGCCCTGGTGGCCGCCCTTGGGGCCTGCAGCGTCGCCGCAATGCATTTCATCGGCATGGCCGCCCTTCGCATCGATGGGGGCGTCGCGGTCTGGGACACGACGACGGTGGCAGCGTCGGTGACGCTGAGCGTGCTCATCGCCCTGTGCACCGCGATCTGGAAGCGTCGTGACGGCAGGTGGCGGATACCGGTCCATACCGCTTTCGCCGTCGCCAGCGTCTGCGTTTTGCATTTCGGCGGCATGGCGGGCCTGACCATCGTGCCCGATCCGACCGTGGGCGTTCCGGTCTCGGCGATCGACCAGACGGGCATGATGGCGTGGGTCGTCGGCGGCGCGACGCTCGTGGTCACCATAGCCGCGCTGGTCACGGTGATGAGCCTGTGGGGCCGAAGCAGCTCGCTGAGCCAGCTGCGCGAGGCGATCGACACGATGCCCGACGGCCTGGCGTTCTACGATGCCGAGGACCGGCTGCTGATCTGGAATGCCCGCTATGCAGAGGTCAACGCCGAGCTGGCCTCGGCGCTGCAGATCGGCGTCCGGTTTCGCGACATGTTGCAGATCGGTCTGGACCAGGGCCTGTATGCTGAGGCGATCGGCCGCGAGCAGGCGTGGATCGCAGAGCGGCTTGCCGCGCGTCGGCGGCTGTCCAATACGCTGGAACAGCAGATATCCGGCGACCGCTGGCTGCGCGTTCAGGATCGCAGGACCGCCCAGGGCGGGATCGTCACCGTGGTCAACGACATCACCGATCTGAAACGCGACGCCCAGGCGCTGGCCGAGGCGCGCGATGCCTCGGAGGCGGCGAACCGGGCCAAGTCCGAGTTCCTGGCCAATATGAGCCATGAGATCCGGACCCCCCTGAACGGCGTCATCGGCCTGACGCAGGCGCTGGCCCGAACGGAGCTGTCCCACGACCAGCGCGAGATGCTGAACCTGATCCAGTCGTCGGGCGTCACGCTCCAGACCCTGTTGAGCGACATCCTCGACCTGGCCCGCGTCGAGTCCGGGCGGCTGGAGATCGCGGACGAGCCTTTCGACCTGAGGCGCGCGATCAACGAGGCTGCCCACCTTTACGGCACCCCGGCCGCCGAAAAGGGGTTGCAGTTCTTTGTCGAGATCGACCCCGCCGTCTCGGGCTGGGTGCGCGGCGACGTGGTTCGGCTCAAACAGGTGCTGACCAATCTGGTGTCGAACGCGGTCAAGTTCACGACGCAGGGGTTCGTCAGTCTGACGGCCTCCACCGGGCACGACCGGACCGGTGCAGCGATCCTGCGCTTTACCGTCGAGGATACCGGCGTGGGTTTCGACGCGGAGGCCAAGGCGCGACTGTTCACCCGTTTCGAACAGGCCGATGGCACGATCACCCGTCGGTTCGGGGGCACGGGCCTGGGTCTGGCCATCTGCCGCCAGCTGGCGGACATGATGGGAGGGCAACTGGACTGCGAAAGCGAGGCCGGGGGCGGCTCGGCGTTCATCCTGACCCTGCCCCATATCCCGGCCGAGACCCCCGCGATCCCGTCGATCGAGCCGGTGTCACCGGTCGATACGGACGCGCGCCGCGTGCGGGTCCTGATCGCCGACGACCATCCGACCAACCGCAAGGTGGTGGAGCTGATCCTGGGTCAGGCCCCGGTCGATCTGGTCACGGTCGAGGACGGGGCCCAGGCATTGGCCGCCGTCAAGGCGCAGCCCTTCGATCTGATCCTGATGGACATGCAGATGCCGGTCATGGACGGGCTGACGGCCGTCCGCGAGATCCGGCTGCATGAGGCGTCCCAGGGGGCGACACGAACGCCGATCGTCATGCTGACGGCAAACGCCCTGCCCGACCACATCGCGGCCGGCCAGGCGGCCGGCGCCGACCGGCATCTGTCCAAGCCCTTCGATGCGGCCGAGCTGGTCGCCCTCGTCAGCGAGCTCGGCGGCGAGAGACAGGCCCTCGCCGCCTGACGGGCCCTATTCGTAGCCGTGGGCGGCTTCGTTGATGACCTGTGACGGCATCCGCGAGAAGTCGACCGCGACCGGCATGGCGGCCTTGGCCTGGAAGGTCTTGATGACGTGTTCCAGGCGGCGACGGACCTCCTTTTCGGATTCCGAACCGGGGTCCAGGTCCAGGGGTGCCAGGCAGAAGTCGATAATGGCCTGGGGGCGGCTGATCGGGTCCATGGGGGTCTCTCCTGGTGTTTCTATTC of Brevundimonas subvibrioides contains these proteins:
- the pstB gene encoding phosphate ABC transporter ATP-binding protein PstB yields the protein MKFPFFRAPDGREGGPADPADVTMTEGQTLPAAEAPANSDHDESVLTAEADTAGAAAGRVPSVKSPATPAGPTKIAARDVSVFYGEKQALFDVSLDIPDKTVTAFIGPSGCGKSTFLRCINRMNDTIQGARVTGRILMDAQDINARSVDPVLLRAQVGMVFQKPNPFPKTIYENVAYGPRIHGLTSSKAEMDAIVESALRKAGLWDEVADRLHSAGTGLSGGQQQRLVIARAIAVRPEVILMDEPCSALDPIATAKIEELIDELREQYCIVIVTHSMAQAARVSQRTAFFHLGRLVEHGNTEEIFTNPRERRTLDYITGRFG
- the pstC gene encoding phosphate ABC transporter permease subunit PstC → MIWFLLPVLAVMAALAYGLGHRRAQRLARDVPKGQSPHSRPQQHGYYALIWVAVPALVVVIAAGIFSGAIEHSLVAAGSPEAVNALEPFRREAFMNDARIVGEGGRALQAWPGDLGQALVTEGARAGRIHDTLVWGAVAAAIVAAIMGGLFAYSQIKPGLRARNRVEGWIGGALFACSAVAILTTVGIVFSLLWDSLRFFQAVPVVDFLFGTQWSPQIAIRADQVGSSGAFGAVPLFAGTFLIMLIAMVVAAPVGLFSAIYLSEYASSLSRGIVKPLLEILAGVPTVVYGFFAALTVGPAFREFFNGIGALLVGGPLDGIGQYLLLVQNQMALVAGAVMGIMLIPFVSSLSDDIINAVPQSLRDGSYAMGATKSETVKRVLLPAALPGIAGALLLAMSRAIGETMIVTMAAGLAANLTLNPLDTVTTVTVQIVTLLTGDQEFDSPKTLAAFGLGLTLFLVTLVLNIVAQRIVQTYREQYD
- a CDS encoding ATP-binding protein — protein: MPFDDTPSPVAPLASSRLWTSGTTGGVAVVVMLVIAAARPDIALWLVGGASIVALVTWLGSRNPQTERQTSVADSPTSADSIEDGRLLDAVFEALDDPVLIISGGEADDIAGRRIVLANRAARDLLRVPREGMLLVSAMRDPNVLEAIDEALFGGISRTIDYAAGGSRARHWKAWVRPLPSPGGSPLALLGLRDETDVRRMELMRVDFLANASHELRTPLASLSGFIETLKGHAREDPAARDRFLDIMAAQAERMSRLVADLLSLSRIELNEHIPPSGRVDLGGAAADVVDALSVLSQDKGVAIHLAAADSARITGDRDEILQVIQNLTDNAIKYSTTGSIVEIGLEPDLDAERATASRMPGATRLSLLTPDREVGVRYAAITVRDHGPGMAREHLPRLTERFYRVEGQKSGERAGTGLGLAIVKHIVNRHRGGLIVESAPGEGALFTAYFPLLVEKRTT
- a CDS encoding ATP-binding protein, with the protein product MTHDWRLTLLAAAVCITGLATCITLIGMARRSSQRDRAACGSLAGVVGGLTVWATHFLAMLGYRSAETLHYGAGEMLLSLAIVIVGMALGIALTLSNDSRLTRALVAALGACSVAAMHFIGMAALRIDGGVAVWDTTTVAASVTLSVLIALCTAIWKRRDGRWRIPVHTAFAVASVCVLHFGGMAGLTIVPDPTVGVPVSAIDQTGMMAWVVGGATLVVTIAALVTVMSLWGRSSSLSQLREAIDTMPDGLAFYDAEDRLLIWNARYAEVNAELASALQIGVRFRDMLQIGLDQGLYAEAIGREQAWIAERLAARRRLSNTLEQQISGDRWLRVQDRRTAQGGIVTVVNDITDLKRDAQALAEARDASEAANRAKSEFLANMSHEIRTPLNGVIGLTQALARTELSHDQREMLNLIQSSGVTLQTLLSDILDLARVESGRLEIADEPFDLRRAINEAAHLYGTPAAEKGLQFFVEIDPAVSGWVRGDVVRLKQVLTNLVSNAVKFTTQGFVSLTASTGHDRTGAAILRFTVEDTGVGFDAEAKARLFTRFEQADGTITRRFGGTGLGLAICRQLADMMGGQLDCESEAGGGSAFILTLPHIPAETPAIPSIEPVSPVDTDARRVRVLIADDHPTNRKVVELILGQAPVDLVTVEDGAQALAAVKAQPFDLILMDMQMPVMDGLTAVREIRLHEASQGATRTPIVMLTANALPDHIAAGQAAGADRHLSKPFDAAELVALVSELGGERQALAA